One part of the Natronomonas salsuginis genome encodes these proteins:
- a CDS encoding type IV pilin N-terminal domain-containing protein: protein MSSRGLTPVVGVVCLLAVTVLLAVTVGATASIEPPSEPTVAAFELTVDPAGELRVTHLSGDAIDPEELSVRVRVDGESLDEQPPVPFFSARGFESAPTGAFNSATTSEWRAGETASLRVADTNRPAIEPGDTVTVRLAVNDAVIATLDATA, encoded by the coding sequence CATCCCGTGGACTCACTCCCGTTGTCGGCGTCGTCTGTCTGCTCGCGGTGACGGTTCTGCTCGCCGTCACGGTGGGTGCGACCGCCTCGATCGAACCCCCTTCAGAACCGACCGTCGCCGCGTTCGAGTTGACCGTCGATCCTGCCGGCGAGCTACGAGTGACGCATCTCTCCGGTGACGCGATCGACCCCGAGGAACTCTCGGTTCGCGTTCGGGTCGACGGCGAGTCGCTCGACGAACAGCCACCCGTGCCGTTCTTTTCCGCGCGCGGGTTCGAGAGCGCTCCAACCGGGGCGTTCAACAGCGCGACGACGAGCGAGTGGCGGGCAGGTGAGACCGCCTCGCTCCGGGTGGCGGATACGAACCGACCGGCGATCGAACCGGGCGACACCGTGACGGTTCGGCTCGCCGTGAACGACGCGGTGATCGCCACCCTCGATGCGACCGCCTAG